One Desulfonatronovibrio hydrogenovorans DSM 9292 DNA segment encodes these proteins:
- the rfbC gene encoding dTDP-4-dehydrorhamnose 3,5-epimerase translates to MKLSPTSFPGLFVVLPKVFQDHRGFFMEFYSKKTYADQGLDLDFVQDNHALSSSKGVLRGLHFQVPPMDQAKLVRVTRGAVQDVVVDLRSDSPTYGKWFSIELSASNFKQLLIPRGFAHGYLTLEENTEFQYKVDAFYDPECERGIRYDDPGLKINWLEKTPILSDKDRNLPGLNEFESPFRL, encoded by the coding sequence ATGAAGTTGAGTCCCACATCCTTTCCCGGTCTTTTTGTTGTTTTGCCCAAAGTGTTCCAGGACCACCGGGGTTTTTTCATGGAGTTCTACAGTAAAAAAACTTATGCGGACCAGGGCCTTGACCTGGATTTTGTTCAGGACAATCATGCCCTGTCAAGTTCCAAAGGAGTCCTGAGAGGGCTTCACTTCCAGGTCCCTCCCATGGATCAGGCCAAACTGGTCCGGGTAACCAGGGGGGCGGTCCAGGATGTGGTGGTTGATCTGAGGTCTGATTCTCCCACCTATGGCAAATGGTTTTCCATAGAGCTTTCAGCCTCAAATTTCAAGCAGCTTCTCATCCCCAGGGGGTTTGCGCATGGATATCTGACCCTGGAGGAAAATACTGAGTTCCAGTACAAGGTTGATGCCTTTTATGATCCGGAGTGCGAAAGAGGGATTCGCTATGACGATCCCGGCCTGAAAATAAACTGGCTTGAGAAAACACCGATTTTGTCGGACAAGGACAGGAATCTGCCCGGCTTAAATGAGTTTGAAAGTCCGTTCAGACTTTAG
- the qrcB gene encoding menaquinone reductase molybdopterin-binding-like subunit QrcB has protein sequence MALDRRSFITFVVGGAAGTLFTPVPWKLTDDVSIWTQNWPWIPQLEYGELYTLKSTCKLCPAGCGLDIQTVAGRPVTAKGDPEHPLSQGGVCPLGGCSVQLLYSPARVKGPMKKTGPGRFESISWEEARQMVVEKLSNIKGTNGLALISGDENGTINQVLSGFVASMGGTGFYQMPGDAADADRAWKLMNGQGRIGYDLENSDYVLMLGADVLSSWGTVVRNQKAFGAKTGKYVYAGPIQTGSAAVSDQWVPVRPGQEQSLALGICYHLLAEGRGLEAYPGFGAVRRNIMANYDPAKVSAATGLPAEEIRNIAMELLRANKPLVISGSDFGQGSGAMGVASGVLVNMLLGNFNQEGGLVALPESPKVIESALAPEQVAANSLVKLMSDINAGQNVPEAVLVYEANPVYALPQAEQAAKAYEAIPFKVSFSTFMDETAKLSDLVLPNSHYLERLDDAYTPYGSGRMVYSAARPVIDPIFDTKETAEFIFELASQLDISLGFNSLERVMQAKASALGGNWRNISRGEVLSQPARVDQDQLSLPQTLGAAAENGNGEYPLYLAPQAKMRIGNERIAIPPFATVTIKESELSAKGFYVQMNSATAFKHNLRQGQAVTLASEAGTCRALVNITEAVMDDVVAVLMGFGHTAWDEFSQGKGDNVFKLLTVTSERGTDIPVWNRTRVRIA, from the coding sequence ATGGCACTTGATAGAAGAAGTTTTATTACCTTTGTAGTCGGCGGAGCTGCCGGGACACTATTTACCCCGGTGCCCTGGAAACTGACGGATGATGTATCCATTTGGACCCAGAACTGGCCCTGGATTCCCCAGCTGGAGTATGGTGAACTCTACACCCTGAAGTCCACCTGTAAACTTTGTCCGGCCGGATGCGGACTGGATATCCAGACCGTGGCCGGAAGACCGGTTACAGCCAAGGGCGATCCTGAGCATCCGTTAAGCCAGGGCGGTGTCTGTCCTTTGGGCGGGTGTTCAGTACAACTCCTTTACAGTCCTGCCAGGGTCAAAGGACCCATGAAAAAGACCGGTCCGGGAAGGTTTGAGTCCATAAGCTGGGAAGAAGCCAGGCAGATGGTGGTTGAAAAACTTTCCAACATTAAAGGGACCAATGGTCTGGCATTGATCAGCGGGGATGAAAACGGCACGATCAACCAAGTCCTGTCCGGGTTTGTCGCTTCCATGGGCGGCACCGGGTTTTATCAGATGCCCGGAGATGCTGCAGATGCAGACAGGGCCTGGAAGCTGATGAACGGTCAGGGTCGGATCGGCTATGACCTGGAAAACTCCGATTACGTCCTGATGCTGGGAGCAGATGTTCTGTCCAGCTGGGGAACTGTTGTCCGCAATCAAAAGGCCTTTGGTGCAAAAACAGGCAAATATGTTTATGCTGGTCCCATCCAGACTGGATCGGCAGCGGTTTCGGACCAATGGGTCCCGGTCAGACCCGGTCAGGAACAGTCCCTTGCCCTGGGCATCTGCTATCATCTCCTTGCCGAAGGAAGAGGGCTTGAAGCTTATCCTGGTTTTGGCGCAGTCCGCAGAAACATTATGGCCAATTATGATCCGGCCAAGGTCAGTGCGGCCACTGGTCTGCCTGCAGAAGAGATCAGGAATATCGCCATGGAACTGCTGAGGGCGAACAAACCTTTGGTAATATCCGGTTCGGATTTTGGTCAGGGATCAGGAGCCATGGGTGTAGCTTCAGGCGTCCTGGTGAACATGCTTCTGGGCAATTTCAACCAGGAAGGCGGTCTGGTCGCTCTTCCTGAATCCCCCAAGGTCATTGAGTCAGCCCTTGCCCCGGAGCAGGTGGCGGCCAACAGCCTGGTCAAGCTGATGAGCGATATCAATGCCGGACAAAACGTTCCAGAAGCTGTCCTGGTTTACGAGGCCAACCCTGTTTACGCACTGCCTCAGGCTGAACAGGCTGCCAAGGCCTATGAGGCGATTCCCTTCAAGGTCAGCTTCAGTACCTTTATGGATGAAACTGCCAAGCTGTCTGATCTGGTGCTTCCCAATTCTCATTACCTGGAAAGGCTGGACGATGCATATACTCCTTATGGATCAGGCCGGATGGTTTACAGTGCTGCCAGACCGGTCATTGACCCCATATTCGACACCAAGGAGACAGCTGAGTTCATCTTTGAGCTGGCCTCTCAGCTGGATATCAGCCTGGGCTTCAATTCCCTGGAAAGAGTGATGCAGGCCAAGGCTTCAGCCCTTGGCGGCAACTGGAGAAACATATCCAGAGGCGAAGTCCTTTCCCAGCCAGCCAGGGTGGACCAGGACCAGCTTTCTCTGCCTCAGACCCTGGGAGCAGCAGCTGAAAACGGAAACGGGGAGTATCCTCTTTATCTGGCTCCCCAGGCCAAGATGCGGATTGGAAACGAAAGAATAGCCATTCCTCCCTTTGCAACAGTCACCATTAAGGAAAGTGAGCTTTCTGCCAAGGGATTTTATGTCCAGATGAACAGTGCCACTGCCTTTAAACACAACCTCAGGCAGGGGCAGGCCGTAACTCTGGCCTCGGAAGCTGGAACCTGCAGGGCCCTGGTCAATATTACGGAAGCTGTCATGGATGACGTTGTAGCGGTGCTTATGGGCTTTGGCCACACGGCCTGGGACGAGTTCAGCCAGGGTAAGGGCGACAATGTCTTTAAGCTGCTGACCGTAACTTCCGAGCGTGGCACAGATATACCGGTCTGGAACAGAACCAGAGTAAGGATCGCTTAA
- a CDS encoding phosphatidylglycerophosphatase A family protein has translation MNQNNSFDSLMTSLATLGPVGHLPKMPGTWGSLVAAGLAPFVFIPFSLGIKLVILALLFFAGAWACKAAEQTFQRKDPSQAVIDEVLGQWTVFLFITSASVFTLALGFILFRIFDILKPFPIRHSETWLPDGYSVMLDDLLAGIYALITLMLLLKLVGQPFLPGLL, from the coding sequence ATGAACCAGAATAACTCTTTTGACTCTCTCATGACCAGCCTGGCCACCCTGGGCCCTGTTGGCCATTTACCAAAGATGCCCGGGACCTGGGGGTCCCTGGTGGCTGCCGGACTGGCCCCCTTTGTATTTATCCCCTTTTCCCTGGGGATCAAGCTGGTCATACTGGCCCTGCTGTTTTTTGCCGGAGCCTGGGCCTGCAAGGCTGCGGAACAGACCTTTCAGCGCAAAGACCCGTCCCAGGCCGTCATCGACGAAGTCCTGGGCCAGTGGACCGTGTTTCTGTTCATAACTTCAGCCTCAGTCTTTACCCTGGCCCTGGGGTTTATCCTGTTCCGGATCTTTGACATCCTCAAGCCATTTCCCATCAGGCACTCAGAAACCTGGCTGCCGGACGGCTATTCAGTCATGCTGGACGACCTTTTGGCCGGAATCTATGCCCTGATTACCCTGATGCTGCTTCTTAAGCTGGTTGGACAGCCTTTTCTGCCCGGGCTCCTGTAA
- a CDS encoding Maf family protein, which produces MDHSFYLNWPQLPEVQGPFRPNSNIVLASASPRRQALLASLGLFFDVLPARFKEPLPETGQLPADYALFLARKKAGEVAKGFPSSLVLGADTIVVMEDNIMGKPGNQDHALEMLRQLQGNTHQVITAVSMISLDRKINESFAVKTLVEMVPAPDDLLMEYIRTGEPEDKAGAYAIQGVGGFLVKSISGSYTNVVGLPLAEVWTALFRLGGIKLPGDHQ; this is translated from the coding sequence ATGGATCACAGCTTTTATCTTAACTGGCCCCAGTTGCCTGAGGTCCAGGGACCCTTCAGACCAAATTCAAACATCGTCCTGGCCTCTGCCTCGCCCAGGCGCCAGGCCCTGCTGGCCTCCCTGGGCCTTTTTTTCGATGTGCTGCCTGCCCGGTTCAAGGAACCTCTGCCTGAAACAGGCCAGCTGCCTGCAGACTACGCCCTTTTCCTGGCCAGGAAAAAGGCTGGCGAAGTGGCCAAAGGATTTCCATCCAGCCTGGTTCTGGGGGCCGACACCATAGTTGTCATGGAGGACAACATCATGGGCAAGCCTGGGAACCAGGACCATGCCCTGGAAATGCTCAGGCAACTCCAGGGAAACACTCACCAGGTCATCACCGCAGTCAGCATGATCAGCCTGGACCGGAAAATCAATGAGTCCTTTGCAGTCAAGACCCTGGTGGAGATGGTCCCGGCACCAGATGACCTGCTCATGGAATATATCAGGACCGGTGAACCAGAAGACAAGGCTGGTGCCTATGCCATCCAGGGTGTGGGTGGATTTCTGGTCAAATCAATTTCAGGATCATATACAAATGTGGTGGGCCTGCCCCTGGCTGAAGTCTGGACTGCCCTTTTCCGATTAGGGGGCATCAAGCTGCCAGGAGATCATCAGTGA
- a CDS encoding class I SAM-dependent methyltransferase yields the protein MNPADDYQTISRVYDLVLNPLLDSVRRDICRLLFSSGIRNVVDLGCGTGRQCAFLHKYGIKAHGVDRSPSMLQIAGKQTPEDIEYHLKDITNTGFADHVFDCALISLALHEHQTALQEKILDEALRIIKPAGVIALLDHGRIEGLSTRIAHYLSCIPERLAGRRHFRNYLSFMNNGGLQGLVSSRMELDMIREQKYFFGGLWLCLARIKTTPSPKGY from the coding sequence ATGAACCCTGCTGATGACTATCAGACCATATCCCGGGTCTATGACCTGGTCCTGAACCCCCTGCTGGATTCTGTTCGCAGGGACATCTGCAGGCTGCTTTTTTCCAGCGGCATCCGCAATGTCGTGGACCTGGGCTGTGGAACCGGCCGCCAGTGCGCTTTTTTGCATAAATATGGAATCAAGGCGCATGGAGTGGACAGATCCCCATCCATGCTCCAGATAGCCGGAAAGCAGACCCCTGAAGATATTGAGTACCACCTGAAAGACATCACCAATACCGGCTTTGCTGACCATGTTTTTGACTGCGCCCTTATCAGTCTTGCCCTGCATGAACACCAGACAGCACTCCAGGAGAAAATCCTGGACGAGGCCCTTCGCATTATCAAGCCTGCCGGTGTTATAGCTCTGCTTGATCACGGACGGATTGAAGGGCTTTCCACCAGGATAGCCCATTACCTGTCCTGCATACCTGAACGCCTGGCCGGGAGACGCCACTTCAGAAACTACCTTTCCTTCATGAACAACGGAGGACTGCAGGGGCTTGTCTCTTCCAGGATGGAACTGGACATGATCAGGGAACAAAAATACTTTTTTGGAGGCCTGTGGCTCTGCCTGGCCAGGATCAAGACAACACCCAGCCCAAAAGGCTATTAA
- a CDS encoding HAD family hydrolase: MNHWIIKWAVFDYGGVLAEEGFVAGLHAMAEQASLSRDQVFETAREIILSSGYLVGKASEDDFWKEFKWQTRIKGNNIQLKNMILSGFVLRPWMLELVVRLRNQKVKTAILSDQVNWLDELNERDNFFGHFDHVFNSFHLGLSKNDPVIFEKLTKWIKARPEDIVFIDDHLPHVLRARSRGIHAIHYTDKESFFQEFSSFYQDHP; the protein is encoded by the coding sequence ATGAACCACTGGATAATAAAATGGGCTGTATTTGATTATGGCGGAGTTCTGGCTGAAGAGGGCTTTGTGGCCGGTCTCCACGCCATGGCTGAGCAAGCCTCCCTTAGCCGGGATCAAGTGTTTGAAACTGCCAGGGAAATCATCCTTTCCTCCGGCTATCTTGTAGGCAAGGCATCAGAAGATGATTTCTGGAAGGAATTCAAATGGCAGACCAGAATCAAGGGTAACAATATTCAGCTGAAAAACATGATTCTGTCAGGTTTTGTCCTCCGGCCCTGGATGCTGGAGCTTGTTGTCAGACTCCGGAACCAGAAAGTCAAAACCGCCATCTTGAGCGATCAGGTCAACTGGCTGGATGAACTGAATGAGCGGGATAATTTTTTCGGACACTTCGACCATGTCTTTAACAGCTTTCATCTTGGCCTCAGCAAAAATGATCCGGTAATCTTTGAAAAGCTGACCAAATGGATCAAGGCCCGGCCAGAGGATATCGTCTTTATTGACGACCACCTCCCCCACGTGCTCCGGGCCAGGTCCAGGGGAATCCACGCCATCCATTACACTGACAAAGAATCTTTTTTTCAGGAATTCTCCAGCTTTTACCAGGACCATCCATGA
- a CDS encoding aminotransferase class I/II-fold pyridoxal phosphate-dependent enzyme — MQKTDRFSRDLNRLAAGQDLRAIPGIDYGADLYLELNGQKLLNLASNNYLGLSGTETLKQASIRAVEKYGTSGSASRLITGNYHIYNELETTLARFKKQEKALVAGSGYAANLCILGALAGRDTLVFSDRLNHASIIDATVLSRSRQVRYRHTDMDHLGYLLTKHREHPAKILVTDSVFSMDGDRAPLEEIVGLCKKNKVLVVVDESHATGILGQGRGLAHELGLEKEIDVHMGTFSKALGSYGGYIASSRTIIDLIINRGRAFIYSTALPPAAVGASLAALDEIISRPPGNSLINMAGNMKGFLDEAGFDTGQSSTQIIPVILKDSPIVIKAQQKLVTMGLFAGAVRPPTVPAGSARLRLSLRADMSDQDLNLTRQAFASLAQNPLSDP, encoded by the coding sequence ATGCAGAAAACCGACAGATTCTCCCGGGACCTGAACAGGCTGGCTGCCGGACAGGACCTGAGGGCCATACCCGGCATAGACTACGGTGCAGACCTTTACCTTGAGCTAAACGGTCAAAAACTGCTCAACCTGGCCTCCAACAATTACCTGGGACTCTCTGGCACAGAAACATTGAAGCAGGCTTCCATCAGGGCCGTTGAAAAATATGGCACGTCCGGTTCTGCCTCCAGGCTGATAACCGGAAACTACCATATATACAATGAACTGGAAACCACTCTGGCCCGGTTCAAAAAACAGGAAAAGGCCCTGGTGGCGGGCTCAGGCTATGCAGCCAACCTGTGCATTCTTGGTGCTCTGGCCGGTCGGGACACCCTGGTCTTTTCTGATCGCCTTAATCATGCTTCCATTATTGACGCCACAGTGCTGTCCAGGTCCAGGCAGGTCCGCTATCGCCACACTGATATGGATCACCTTGGCTACCTGCTGACAAAACACAGGGAGCATCCAGCCAAAATCCTGGTCACAGACTCGGTTTTCAGCATGGACGGAGATAGGGCTCCTTTAGAGGAAATAGTCGGATTATGCAAGAAGAACAAAGTATTGGTGGTTGTGGACGAGTCTCATGCCACAGGAATTCTCGGACAGGGCCGGGGGCTGGCCCATGAGCTGGGCCTGGAAAAGGAAATAGATGTGCACATGGGGACCTTTAGCAAGGCCCTTGGCTCATACGGCGGATACATTGCTTCCAGCCGGACAATTATTGACCTGATAATCAACAGAGGACGGGCCTTCATCTATTCCACTGCCCTTCCCCCGGCCGCTGTCGGAGCCAGCCTGGCTGCTCTGGATGAAATAATCAGCCGGCCACCAGGAAACAGCCTCATCAATATGGCCGGGAATATGAAAGGCTTTCTGGATGAAGCAGGCTTTGACACCGGCCAGAGCTCCACTCAGATCATTCCGGTAATTTTAAAAGACAGCCCCATTGTCATCAAAGCGCAGCAAAAGCTGGTTACCATGGGTTTATTTGCAGGTGCGGTCAGACCCCCTACGGTTCCTGCCGGATCGGCCAGGCTCAGGTTGTCCTTAAGGGCGGACATGAGTGACCAGGATCTTAATCTGACCAGGCAGGCTTTTGCTTCTCTGGCCCAGAATCCACTTTCTGACCCATAG
- a CDS encoding HigA family addiction module antitoxin — MTTDVGRRLPRNRPPTHPGEMLFEEFVKPLDLTQAELARCLGVSYPRLNEIVKGRRSVTPNTALRLSRVLGMSADFWLGLQQDWDLWHAMNSPEANQINRLKPISRDQHSFA; from the coding sequence ATTACCACTGATGTTGGGAGGCGACTGCCTCGAAATCGCCCCCCGACGCATCCTGGGGAGATGCTTTTCGAGGAATTCGTCAAGCCGCTTGACCTTACACAAGCAGAACTCGCTCGTTGCCTGGGTGTTTCTTACCCTCGTCTGAACGAAATTGTTAAAGGCAGGCGTTCGGTCACTCCGAATACGGCCTTGCGGCTTTCCCGTGTTTTGGGTATGTCCGCGGATTTCTGGCTGGGCTTGCAACAGGACTGGGATCTTTGGCATGCGATGAACAGTCCTGAAGCAAATCAGATCAATCGGCTGAAACCAATTTCTAGAGATCAACATTCTTTTGCATAA
- a CDS encoding virulence RhuM family protein produces MKQDKDKGKQLIRNSTAEFLIFTGQAGEQSIEARYEDETIWLTQKLIAELFSVSIPTINEHLKNIFDSGELDPDSVIRKFRITAADSKSYTTKHYNLDAIISVGYRVNSVRATQFRQWATQVLREFAIKGYVLDKKRMENGSFLGEDYFEHLLEEIREIRLSERRFYQKITDIYATSLDYNKDAPTTKAFFAKVQNKLHFAVHGNTAAELIMQRADSTKTNMGLTTWEKAPQGKIVKSDVSVAKNYLARDELESLGRIVNAYLDLAEERAKRKIPMTMEDWAKRLDMFLEFDDREILQDSGNATAKLARAHAESEFEKYRIVQDRLFESDFDRVIKQLEFEGKDKETD; encoded by the coding sequence ATGAAACAGGATAAAGACAAAGGAAAACAGCTGATACGCAATAGTACGGCCGAGTTCCTGATCTTTACCGGGCAAGCGGGTGAACAGAGCATTGAGGCCCGGTATGAGGACGAAACGATTTGGCTGACCCAGAAACTCATCGCAGAACTGTTCAGTGTATCCATTCCAACAATAAACGAACATTTAAAAAATATCTTTGATTCAGGTGAACTTGACCCGGATTCAGTTATTAGGAAATTCCGAATAACTGCGGCAGACAGCAAATCCTACACTACAAAGCATTATAATCTCGACGCCATTATTTCAGTCGGTTACCGGGTAAACTCCGTTCGGGCGACGCAGTTCCGCCAGTGGGCCACCCAGGTTCTGCGTGAATTTGCCATAAAGGGTTATGTGCTGGACAAAAAGCGCATGGAAAACGGGTCCTTTCTGGGTGAGGACTATTTTGAGCACCTGCTTGAAGAGATTCGGGAAATACGGCTCAGTGAGCGCCGCTTTTACCAGAAAATCACCGACATTTATGCCACCAGCCTCGACTACAACAAGGACGCTCCGACAACCAAAGCGTTCTTTGCCAAGGTACAGAACAAACTGCATTTTGCTGTCCACGGCAACACCGCCGCCGAGCTGATTATGCAGCGAGCCGATAGCACTAAAACCAATATGGGGCTGACTACATGGGAAAAGGCTCCGCAGGGTAAGATTGTGAAATCCGATGTGTCGGTGGCTAAAAACTATCTGGCCAGGGATGAGTTGGAATCGCTGGGACGAATTGTCAACGCCTATCTGGATTTGGCAGAAGAACGAGCCAAACGGAAAATCCCGATGACCATGGAAGATTGGGCCAAGCGGCTGGATATGTTTCTGGAATTCGACGACCGTGAGATTCTGCAGGATTCCGGTAACGCAACAGCCAAGCTGGCCAGGGCGCATGCCGAGAGTGAATTCGAAAAATACCGCATCGTTCAGGACCGCCTATTTGAGAGTGACTTCGACCGGGTGATAAAGCAATTGGAGTTTGAAGGCAAAGACAAGGAAACAGATTGA
- a CDS encoding type II toxin-antitoxin system HicB family antitoxin, producing the protein MKFPVVIHKDKNSDYGVTFPDLPGCFSAGDTIEEALANAQEAAECHIEGILLDSEPIPVATIIEKHKNKKEFQNGIWAIVDVDLSKLSLKSKRINITMPERLLNSVDSFAKKHGETRSGLLSQAVTEYMSSHQ; encoded by the coding sequence ATGAAATTCCCAGTTGTAATCCATAAAGACAAAAATTCAGATTATGGTGTTACTTTTCCTGACTTACCGGGCTGTTTTTCTGCAGGTGACACAATTGAAGAGGCTTTAGCAAATGCCCAAGAAGCGGCAGAATGCCATATCGAGGGTATTCTACTTGATTCTGAGCCTATCCCAGTTGCCACCATCATTGAAAAGCATAAAAACAAAAAAGAATTTCAAAACGGTATCTGGGCAATCGTTGACGTCGATCTAAGTAAATTGTCCCTTAAATCAAAAAGAATCAATATCACCATGCCGGAAAGGTTATTGAATTCTGTAGATTCTTTTGCCAAAAAGCATGGAGAAACACGTTCAGGGCTTTTGAGTCAAGCCGTTACTGAATACATGTCATCACATCAATAA
- a CDS encoding ATP-binding protein, with product MVRRKIIHIDEDLCNGCGECIVNCAEAALEIINGKAKVVADKFCDGLGACMGHCPTGALSMIEREADPFDEDAVHERVKMLEKQEAALQTPVSAAGCPSAGPMSFGGCPGKQAMVQNEAGAVLPNWPVKLRLIPENADFLKDSHLLLGADCVPAAISGLAPHLKTKPSVALACPKFEDYFQLTAKLSRMIGSNNIKEISVMEMEVPCCSPLHQMALQAVEMSGQDLAVNRVVVSRQGRIISRETFTGARAEKAVQPA from the coding sequence ATGGTCAGAAGAAAAATTATCCATATTGACGAGGACCTGTGTAACGGCTGCGGGGAGTGCATTGTCAACTGCGCTGAAGCAGCCCTGGAGATCATCAACGGCAAGGCTAAGGTGGTGGCGGACAAGTTCTGCGACGGCCTGGGCGCATGCATGGGCCACTGCCCAACTGGAGCCTTGAGCATGATCGAGCGCGAAGCTGATCCCTTTGATGAAGATGCTGTGCATGAGCGGGTCAAGATGCTGGAAAAACAGGAGGCAGCTCTTCAAACTCCTGTGTCAGCAGCAGGTTGTCCCTCTGCTGGACCCATGAGTTTTGGAGGATGCCCGGGCAAGCAGGCCATGGTCCAGAACGAAGCAGGGGCAGTGTTGCCCAACTGGCCGGTCAAACTGAGGCTGATCCCGGAGAACGCAGATTTTTTAAAAGACTCCCATCTCCTGCTGGGAGCGGACTGCGTACCTGCAGCCATAAGCGGTCTGGCCCCGCATCTGAAAACCAAGCCCAGCGTGGCCCTGGCCTGCCCCAAGTTTGAGGATTATTTTCAGCTGACTGCCAAACTTTCCAGGATGATAGGCAGCAATAACATAAAAGAGATCAGTGTTATGGAAATGGAAGTACCGTGCTGCTCGCCCCTGCACCAGATGGCTCTGCAGGCTGTGGAAATGTCCGGCCAAGACCTTGCGGTGAACAGGGTGGTGGTCAGCCGCCAGGGCAGGATTATCAGCAGGGAGACCTTTACAGGAGCCCGGGCAGAAAAGGCTGTCCAACCAGCTTAA
- a CDS encoding type II toxin-antitoxin system HicA family toxin yields the protein MKSGEVIQRLKSDGWVLHHTKGDHHQFKHPERPGKVTVPHPRKDLPVGTLRNIYRQAGWQWR from the coding sequence ATGAAAAGTGGGGAGGTAATACAAAGGCTCAAAAGTGACGGCTGGGTTCTCCATCATACAAAGGGAGACCATCATCAGTTTAAACATCCGGAAAGGCCGGGTAAGGTCACTGTTCCCCACCCCAGGAAAGACCTTCCTGTTGGGACCCTTCGAAATATTTACCGACAGGCTGGTTGGCAATGGAGGTAA
- a CDS encoding type II toxin-antitoxin system RelE/ParE family toxin, with amino-acid sequence MIRTFKSAGTEDIFDGVASQAARRCCPQSIWPAARRKLDQINRVREINELKVPPGNRLERLKGDRENQYSIRINQQYRICFTWEEGHAYEIEITDYH; translated from the coding sequence ATGATAAGAACCTTTAAATCTGCTGGCACAGAGGATATTTTTGATGGTGTGGCATCACAAGCAGCTCGAAGATGCTGCCCTCAATCTATTTGGCCGGCTGCTAGGCGGAAATTGGATCAAATCAACAGAGTTCGGGAGATCAATGAACTTAAAGTGCCTCCTGGAAATCGATTGGAACGCTTGAAAGGCGACCGGGAGAATCAATACAGTATCCGCATTAATCAACAATATAGAATTTGTTTTACATGGGAGGAAGGCCATGCCTACGAGATCGAAATCACAGATTACCACTGA
- the qrcA gene encoding menaquinone reductase multiheme cytochrome c subunit QrcA, which yields MEEKVAEKKKSYLLLPFVVGFIGALVIGWGIFPKLLFSEKQQPFWFSHVSHVEVVGMDCYDCHYYYEDGSFSGIPTTEECSVCHMDVMFDDPDEIVFVEEYVWEEKEVPWLIYQKQPDNVYFSHIAHEMYDCTTCHPDVATAESWPKYYENRLTKYSRDTMKMWECERCHAETGTSNACYVCHK from the coding sequence ATGGAGGAAAAAGTGGCGGAAAAAAAGAAAAGCTATTTGTTGCTCCCCTTTGTAGTGGGCTTTATCGGCGCGCTCGTAATTGGATGGGGCATTTTTCCCAAGCTGCTGTTCAGTGAAAAACAGCAGCCTTTCTGGTTCAGTCACGTCTCTCATGTAGAAGTGGTGGGCATGGACTGTTATGACTGTCACTACTACTATGAAGACGGTTCATTTTCCGGAATCCCGACTACTGAAGAGTGTTCAGTCTGTCACATGGACGTGATGTTCGACGATCCTGATGAGATTGTATTTGTGGAAGAGTACGTCTGGGAGGAGAAAGAGGTCCCCTGGCTGATTTATCAGAAGCAGCCGGACAATGTTTATTTTTCTCATATTGCCCATGAAATGTACGACTGCACAACTTGTCATCCTGATGTGGCGACCGCTGAAAGCTGGCCCAAGTACTATGAGAACAGGCTGACCAAGTACAGCAGAGACACCATGAAGATGTGGGAGTGTGAGCGCTGCCATGCTGAAACGGGTACCAGCAACGCTTGCTATGTATGTCACAAATAA